The genome window TAATAACCGCTGCTGTATCAGAGACAATAAGTGGACAACCACCTGTTGTGAAAGTGATCTCACAGTAGTAGTACGTAGTCCCTGAAATCGTGTTCTGTGGTAGAAAAGAACTGGAGGTCTCTCCTGCAATAGGAGTTCCTCCAGTGGTACTGTCTAACACATTACTGAACCATTGATAGTTAGGAGTAGAGGTACCATTGCTAAAAGCTACATTCATTAAATTGACACTATCGCCTTCACACACATTACTATCGACAGGTTGAACCGTTACCAAAGGTGCTGGAACTACTTCCACCACACTGACATCACTAGTAACGTTACAGCCTAGACCGGTTTGGACAATTTCACAATAGTAATAAGAAATTCCTACCGTATTTGTAGGAGGAGTAAAGGTATCAGAAATCTCACCGGTGATTAGTGTTCCACCGCTATTAGAGTTGGAATTATTAGTATACCACTGGTAAGAATAAGTTCCTAATCCACCTGTTGCCACAACTACTAAATCACCTGAAGCAGCTCCTTGACATTGGGTTTGATTGGAAATAGGTTGGGAAGAAACAATCGGATCTTCTACTACTATAACCTCAGCTGCTGCACTGCTAATAGAACTACAGCCATTACCTGTAAAAGAAGCTGTAGCATAAAAATAATAGGTTCCTGCTGCAGTAAAAGCTGGAGGCGTATACGTATCCATAGTAGCACCAGAAATAAGGCTTCCTCCTGTATTTGAATTGACCGTGTTAGAATACCACTGATAAGAAGTCAATCCTGCCCCATCTTGAACAGCAACTGTCAACGGCATGATCGTTCCTCCAACACATAAATCTTGAGTTACTAAAGGGTCTGTGACTATGGTTGCTTCAGGAACCACTTCTACTCGAGCACTATTTGATACGATCGCTGAGCAACCCCCTTGAGAAAACATGATCTCACAATAATAGAAAAACTCCCCTAACACGTCAGATGGCGGCGTAAAGCTCGTGTTGGTCTCTCCTGCAATAGCAGTTCCTCCGCTAGCACTATTAGTGGTATTGCGATACCATTGATAACTAGCTGTTCCGGTTCCGTTAGAAAAGGCAACAATCAAGATGTCTGTACTTCCATTAATACAAAGCTCTTGATTTGTTATAGGCTGTATTGAAAATGATGGAGCAGGAACAATTTCGACACTAGCTACATCACTGGTAACATCACAACCTAATGCGGTCTGCATAATTTCACAGTAGTAATAAAAAACACCTGTGGTACTGGTGTCTGGAGTAAAACTTGTTCCATTTGCACCTGCTATCAAAGTTCCTCCAGTAGCAGAGTTTGAAGTGTTTTCATACCATTGATAACTAAATGTACCTATTCCATTTGCTGCAGCAACAATTAAGTCATCGGGAACAGCGCCTTGACAATGTGTCTGCGCAGGCAGCGGTTGCATGGTTATATCAGGATCAGGTCTAACGATGATTTCTGCAACATCACTTGTGGTTGATCCACAACCTATACCGTCAAGTGTTGCTACTACATAAAAATAAAAGGTTCCCGCTGTCGCGAAAGCAGCCGGAGTATAAGAATCTTGATCAGCACCAGCAATCAAGGTTCCACCAGATGCGGAATTGTTTGAATTGCTATACCATTGATACGTAATACCACCAGTTCCGTCTTGTACAGCAACCGTCAATGGCATAATAATACCTCCTTCACACAATTCTTGTGTCACTAGAGGTTGAGAAGAAATCGTAGGTAATGGTACTACCTCTACTCGAGCTGTTGTTGAAAAAAGAGAACTACAACCACCTTGAGAAAAGGTGATCTCACAATAATAGAAGGTTTCTCCTAAAGTGTCTGCAATAGGGTTATATGTACTAGAAGTAGCTCCCGTTATTAGAGTTCCCGTGGTAATATCATTAACACTGTTGCTGTACCATTGATAAGAAGGTGTTCCTGTTCCATTAGTATAAGCTAAGGTGAGAGGATCTGGCATACCGTTAATACAGACTGTTTGATCTATTATAGGTTGAGAGGTAATGATAGGTGCTTCCACTACAATAACTTCGGCAACATCACTAAGAGCATTACAACCTTCACCAGATTGTATTATTTCACAGTAATAAAAGACCGTTCCTACAGCTGCAGTAGGAGGTGTAAAAGTATCATTGGTCTCACCTACTATAGCTGTCCCCCCAGTATTTGAATTGACTGAGTTAGTGTACCATTGATAACTAAATGTGCCTATACCGTTTGCTGCAACCAGATTTAAGTCATTAGGAACTGCTCCTTGACAATGAGTTTGTGATGCAAGTGGTTGTGCCGTCACATCTGGATCAGGCACAACGTTTACTTCAGACACATCACTAGCGGTACTTCCGCATCCTATTCCATCTAAAGTAGCTACTGCGTAGAAATAAAAATTACCTGGCGTATTAAAAACAGGCGGTGTATAAGAGTCTAAAGTAGCTCCTGAAATTGCTGTACCACCGGTATTGGAGTTGGTCGTATTAGAGTACCATTGATAGGTTATACTTCCTGTCCCTCCTGCCACTGCTATACTTAACGACATGATCATCCCGCCTTCACAAATATCTTGTGTCACTGTAGGTTGTGTACTGATGGTTGGAAGTGGAAATATTACTACTTGTCCTGTATTTGTCAATATAGAGCTACATCCCCCTTGAGAGAACGTCAATTCACAATAATAAAAAACAGCTCCTGTTGGTGTATTAGGTGGTGTATAGGAGCTCATAGTAGCTCCTGAAATTATAGTTCCAGAAGACGTATCATCTACCGTATTGCTGTACCATTGATAACTTACGGTTCCCGTTCCATTGGTAAAAGCAACACTTAGCGGATTTACCGTCCCATTCAAACAGAGTTCTTGTAGTGGTTCAGGCTGTGTAGTAATCGTTGGTGCAGGAACTATTTCTACTCTAGACGTAGCACTCACCACCTCACAACCAGCCACGTCTTGTGTAATTACACAATAATAATAGGTTATTCCCACAGCTGTTGTAGGTGGAACATAGGTTGCGGTAGTAGCTCCTGCAATTGCAGTACCACCTGTGTTCGTATTGGCTGTGTTGGAATACCATTGGTAACTGATGGTTCCCAATCCATTGGCTATGCTTAGCGTAAGATCATTTGGAGTGGCTCCTTGACAGTGTGTTTGATCTGCAAGAGGTTGCGCTGTCACATCTGGATCAGGGACAACGTTTACCTCAGCTACTTGACTAGAAACAGCATTACAACCTATTCCATCTAGAGTAGCTATTGCATAGAAATAAAAATTACCCGGCGTATTAAAAACAGGCGGCGTATAAGAGTCTAAAGTAGCTCCTGAGATGGCAGTACCACCAGTATTGGAATTGGTTGTATTAGAATACCATTGATAGGTTATAGTTCCTGTTCCTCCTGTCACTGCTGTACTTAACGGCATGATCATCCCGCCTTCACAAATATCTTGAGTCATCAGAGGCTGTGTAACGATCGTTGGTTGTGGGTACACCTCTACTCTTGCTGTATTAGAAAAAATAGAACTACATCCACCTTGTGAAAAAAGTAATTCGCAATAATAGAACAACTCGCCTACAGGGCTACTAGGTGGTGTATAGGAACTATTAGTTGCACCGCTAATAGGTGTTCCTCCTGTAATACTATTTGAAGAATTGCTATACCATTGGTAGGTTGCTGTACCTGCACCGTTCGTAAAGGAAACTGTTAAAGCTGTTAAGCTCCCATTAATACAAATTTCTTGATTCGGATTTGGTTGTGTTGTAATACTAGGTGATGGAACAATTTCAACAGTTGATATATTACTAGTCACCTCACATCCAGAAGCTGCTTGAGCAACCACACAATAGTAGTAAACTGTTCCAACAGTGCTGGTAGGAGGACTATAAGTAGCAGACGAAGCTCCTGCGATAAGAGATCCTCCTGTATTAGATGCGGTATTATTGGAATACCATTGATACATTAAAGCACCTATTCCGCCTGTAGCAGCTACGACCAAATCATCTGCTGCTGCATTTTGACATTGAGTTTGAGAAGTTGGAGGCTGAGAAGTAATAATAGGGTCATCAATGACAGTAATAGTCGCTACATCACTAACGGTGGAGCCACAGCCTGTACCATCAAAAATGGCTTCTGCATAGAAATAATAAACTCCAGAAGTGTTAAAAACTGGTGGCGTATAAGAAAGCTGATTAGCTCCAGCTATAGCGGTCCCACCACTTGTATTGGAATTTGTTGTATTGCTATACCACTGATAAGTAGCATTTCCAAAACCTCCAGAAGTTGAAAAGCTTAGCGCTTGATTTGTTCCTCCCTCACAAATGTCTTGAGTAGTAATGGGGTTTGTTGAAATTATAGGCAACGGATGTACTTCAACCCGAGCCGTGTTAGAGAAGATAGAACTACAACCTCCTTGCGAAAAGGTAATCTCGCAATAGTAAAACAGCTCTCCCAAGGCATCTGTTGGAGGTAAATAATTATCAGTTGTTGCTCCTGCAATCAAACTACCACCAATAGTGGCGTTTGTAGTATTACTGTACCATTGATAACTAGCTGTACCCGCTCCATTTGTAAAGGCTACTTGAAGTAGCTGAGCATTGTTTGTCGTATTAGCATCGAGACAGACATCTTGGCCAGGTATGGGTTGAGAGGTTATTATGGGTGCTGCCACTATGATAACCTCAGCCGTATCACTTGTAGTTTCACAACCTGAAACGTTTTGAGTAATCACACAAAAATAATATAAGGTACCTATAGTGGTGCTAGGCGGCGTAAAACTGGCATTAGTTTGTCCTGCTAATAGGGAACCTCCTGTATTGGAATTGGTCGTATTGGAAAACCACTGATAACTTGGAGTCCCCAATCCGTTAGCAACAGCAACGGTTAGTGTGGTAGCATTAGCTCCTTGACATTGGGTTTGGGTAAGTAATGGTTGTGTTGTTACCACAGGATCTGCTATAACATTAATAGTCGCTACATTAGAAGCAACACCTCCACAACCAGTCCCATCATAGGTAGCGACCGCGTAATAATAGAATGTTCCGACAGTTGGAAAAGTTGGTGGTGTGTAAGTAGCTTGTGTAGCCCCAGGTAGGGAAGTTCCTCCTGTATTAGCATTAGAAGTGTTTGAAAACCATTGATAAGAAAGGTTGCCTGTCCCACCAGTAGCTTGTACATTTAAATCGACAGCATTTCCACCTTCGCAAATATCTTGACTGTTAATAGGATCTGTTATGGTCGGTAATGGTGAAATAGAAACTCTGGCGGTGTTGGTAAGAATTGATGTACAACCACCCGAAGAAAAGGTAATTTCACAATAATAAAAAACGGTACCCACCACAGTATTATTTGGTGTAAATGACACCGAAGTCGCTCCTGCAATTGCATTGCCGCTAGTAGTATTATCATTTGCATTACGGTACCATTGAAACGTGGGTGTTCCTACGACATTTGCAATGCTAAAAGTAAGCGGATTTAAAACCCCACCGGTACAAATTTCTTGAGGAGTTAAGGGTTGGTTAGAAACGATGGGAGCTGGGACTACATCAAAACTTATGGAATCGGTACATCCATTGTTGTCTGTAAAAGTAATAGTAGCATTTCCCGCGTTTCCACCCGTAACAAGACCGCTTGAATTAACAGTAGCTACCGAAGAGTTGGAAGATGTCCAGTTGCTACCTGTAGTACTCGCAGTCAACTGTGATGTTTGACCCGCGCAAGCGGTCAGTTCACCTGTAATTTCTGGTTCTGGAAAGATTTCAAATGTTTGATTTAATGCAGTAACAGGACCACATTCATTAGTCACTACAAGAGAAACCGTATAAATTCCAGGAGTTGAATAGGTAATATTTGTTGGGTTTGCTTGGGAAGAAGTCGCTGGAGAACCATTTGGAAAACTCCATGCATAAGTAACATTATTAGAGTTAGGTGCGCACGGATCCACCACAGCGGTAGGAGAAATGGTGTTATTTGTGCCGTTTTGACAAAAGTCTGCGATGTTGTTGATGCTGGCTGTAGGAGGCTTTTTAACAATTATATCTTGAGGTACCGACATTACCGTACCACAGCTGCTTCCAGAAATTGTAGCTTGCACCGTATAAATACCCGGTGTTACAAAGTTAAATTGAGGTGCTTCAGAAGTAGCACTCGTCCCCGCAACATAACTCCAATTCTCTGGAGCCATTCCACAATACGCATCTTGGTAGGCGACATCCCAAGAATAACTTAAAGGGCTGCAATTAAAAGTGAGGTCGGTATTGTTGGTTGTCGTTACATTTAAAGGCGTACAACCTTCTACAGTACTGAAGGCAAAGTCAGGAGTTAAAGGTTCTTCTATACATATTTGTTGTGTGAACATATCGTTACCACAAGTAGCTCCTACCAGGGATAAGGTTACTGTGTAGGTTCCGGGAGCTGTATAGGTATGCATGCCATTTACAGGGAAGTTTGAAAGTTCGGTAGACGTACTGCCATCTCCGTAATCCCAATTGTATCTTATTTGAGTGGAACAATCGTTACCAAAACCAGTTTCTGAATTATTAAAAAAAGTAACTGCTGTATTGATACATTCCACCTCTGGGGCGGCAAAAGCTGCAGTCGCCTCTTCTAAAATTCTAATATTACCTACAGATCCCGGGGTGTTACCACAGGCATTTGTGATGTTTATGGTAACGTCATAAGTAGATGGACAACTCGTCTCTGTATATTCATGCGGAACAGGAAAAGGGTCTGTTAAGTTGGACGATGCAGATATGAGCTGCTGCTGTGTATAAGTAGCCGTTCCTCCATCACCATAATCAATATCATAAACAGTGTCCAGAGAATTCCCTCCCCAACCATTAATAGTAAAAGCAATAGCTCCAGTAGGAATACATAAATTTTGTGTTCCTCCTGGACTACTTATCCCTCCACTCGGATTTGAAATATTGCGTACTTGAAAAGTCTTACTAGGATCACAACCATTTGTCAAAGTCGATTGTGCAGAAACAACCATTGTAAACACCCCATTATTCACATAGTTGTGCATTACTGGAAAGCTAACTGATGTTGCAAGAGGAGAGCCGTCACCCCAATCGATGGTATAAGAGTTTGGGTCTACATTTGCGGGAGCGCCACCTTGACTTAAGGTTATCGTATAAGGCATACCATTACCTGCATTGCCACAATTATTAAAATCGTCACCTGCTGCAGTCGGATCAAAAAGATTGAGATCTGGCTCTGCTTGAATCGTAACTGATCTCGTTGTGGTGTTGGAACATCCATTTGATGAAGTCACCGTCAAGCTAACTGTGAAGGTCTGTGAAGCGGCTCCTAAAACTTCATAAATAAAACTGGGATTCTGTAATGTCGAGGTGGAATTATTTGAATCTCCAAACTCCCATTCATAACTCAATGTACCACTACCAGAAGAAGAATTATTGAAATTTATAGCTTCTCCAGAACACTGATTGTTATTGACGACATTAAAATTAGGATTTATATTGTTGGAAGATACCTCTACAGTTGCGGTCTCTCCGCTAATGCTTGTAGGACTTCTAGATATAAAGTCTTCTACAGTTAATAAGGTATACACATTGGACCCGACCGTATTTGTAGGCACCATGATAGTGACCGAATCATTGGTCCCTGTTGTAGAAACAGTTTGAACTGCTCCGGTTCCCAATCTATAAGTAAAGGTATATGGCCTAGCCCCATTACTTCCTGTAAAGGTGATTGGAACCATTCCTGAGTTTAAACACACTTGAACAGAACCAGATATAGCAGCCGAAGGAACAAACATAGTTTCTATCAGTCGCTCACCGTCTTTAGAGAAACTAAATGAAGAACTAGGTATCAGGCAAATGAATGCACTCCATAACAGCAGGAAATAGTATTTTTTAATCATGGTCAAATGTTTTAATTCTAAACAAAACATTTGATCAAAAACGCATCATTCAGAGCCTTGGATGGACCCGCAATCATTTGATATAGAGGTGCACAAACAAAGAAAAAATATAAAAGCAGACAATTTATTCCTTTTATTTTTTTTTATGATCATTGAAGATTGATTTTTTGAAAATATACCCTTTAGAGGGTAGATGAATAAAAGCCTATTTATTACCATGATTCTCTTTCGCTAAAGCGATCTAAGTCATTCATTTAAAACACACTAGCCCAATTATAAATACATTCCAAATCTGTATTTTATGCATCTCATCAAATTATGCATTACAGCGACCAAAATGCGCTGTTAAACGATAATCACTTAAAATACCTGCAAATAAAACCATAGAAGATAGCTGATTTAGATGAATCATTTTTTAAAAAACGATTCCATTGATCGTGTAAAAACAGAAAACATAGGAGTCGCCTATTTTAAGTTTTCTAAACTGTTGAAAGTAGCCTATCGTTTACCACGTATTCCTAAATAAGCTGCAAGACTTCATCTTTAAAATACAAATGCGCATCAGCCACTTTTGTAATTGCAACAATTCAAAAAGAGCAAATCCTTTTGTAATACCTATGAATTGGGATTCCGCTTTCGCGAAAGCGAAACAATTCCTTCCATCCATTCATTTAAAAGATTCTAGCTCATTTATAAACCTATCCCAAGGAAGTGTTTTTTTTATCTGATCAACTTAAGCGTTCAAGCGACCAAAACGCACATTTGAACGATGCCTATTTAGATAACCTTAACAAAGCACCATATTAGATAGATAATTTAGGGTTAGCCACTTTATTAAAACTCCGTACCACTGGTGATTTAAACAAGCCCTAAGAAGATTCAATTATGGATAAGAATTCTATAGGATTTCTAAACCTGTTGATCTTCTTTTTGTTTTGCGGAGTTTTAAGCGCTACTCAAGAAGAGGATAAAGAAAAATCGCCAGTACAACTGAGTGGTAGTATTGGATTTTATGATGACTTTTACTCTTTTTCTCAAGAAAATTATTCCGACTTCAGAGCTCGTTATACTGATAACCTTTTAAAACTTAATGCTCCAATGAGTTTGAAATTAGGGAAACACTTTAGTACCCCTATCTGTATGAATGTAACCCATCAAAGAGTACTATATAATTTACCTGGTGCACCAAAAGGAAGCGCTTTAGATTACCTTCAAAATCCAGCTAATAATATCAGTGTCAACCTAAAGTACAAATGGGGACAAGCCTTACTTAAGATCTAAGAAAAATAAAAAAGGTCAACTCGTTCAGCAAGGCAGGTCTTTGGAGTTAAGCTTTCGCGCCATGCCTGCCGGCAGAAGGGAAAGCAGAAACAAAAACGATACCTATGCCATAAAAGTATTTACAAAAGATGGTGGGCAGTCTAAGCTAAGTAAAGAAATAGTCGTAAAATAGTGTCATGATTAAAAAATATGTGGTCTTCTTGTTCTTTATCTGGACTTTATCAAGTCCAGCACAGGAATACACCAACTATTCTGAAAAAGATGGATTGCCTAGTAATAATGTGTACAAGGTTACACAAGATATAAACGGCTTTATATGGATGGCCACAAATGAAGGCGTTGTAAAATTTAACGGTAGCGAATTCAAAATTTTCACTACTAAAGATGGTTTACCTACTAACGATGTTTGGAATCTATTCCCTGCTCGTGATGGTAAAATGTGGTACGGTGCAAAGAGCAAAAGTATGGGGTATATTTTTGAGGATAAAGTGTACAACTTCCCTTCGGCAAATGATCAAATCATGAGCGCTACAAATGCAAGTTTTGATGGTGACGAGATACTTGCCATAGGCTCCACAAATGCCTATCAGCTAAAAGGTGACCTTTGGCAAATTGTTAGCCTGCGTCCCTCCTACGATTTTTCTGTTCCTTTATTAGGTGACAAATTTAAATCTATCAATGAAAACGCTGAAGAAAATTTTATTCTTACCGATAAAAATAATAAAACCTATACATTAAAAGGTTCTAACATATTACACAATAATTACCATCGAGGTCAGCTTACCGATAGCCTTTATTTTACGTTCAAAGAATATTT of Nonlabens sp. Ci31 contains these proteins:
- a CDS encoding PKD domain-containing protein, whose product is MIKKYYFLLLWSAFICLIPSSSFSFSKDGERLIETMFVPSAAISGSVQVCLNSGMVPITFTGSNGARPYTFTYRLGTGAVQTVSTTGTNDSVTIMVPTNTVGSNVYTLLTVEDFISRSPTSISGETATVEVSSNNINPNFNVVNNNQCSGEAINFNNSSSGSGTLSYEWEFGDSNNSTSTLQNPSFIYEVLGAASQTFTVSLTVTSSNGCSNTTTRSVTIQAEPDLNLFDPTAAGDDFNNCGNAGNGMPYTITLSQGGAPANVDPNSYTIDWGDGSPLATSVSFPVMHNYVNNGVFTMVVSAQSTLTNGCDPSKTFQVRNISNPSGGISSPGGTQNLCIPTGAIAFTINGWGGNSLDTVYDIDYGDGGTATYTQQQLISASSNLTDPFPVPHEYTETSCPSTYDVTINITNACGNTPGSVGNIRILEEATAAFAAPEVECINTAVTFFNNSETGFGNDCSTQIRYNWDYGDGSTSTELSNFPVNGMHTYTAPGTYTVTLSLVGATCGNDMFTQQICIEEPLTPDFAFSTVEGCTPLNVTTTNNTDLTFNCSPLSYSWDVAYQDAYCGMAPENWSYVAGTSATSEAPQFNFVTPGIYTVQATISGSSCGTVMSVPQDIIVKKPPTASINNIADFCQNGTNNTISPTAVVDPCAPNSNNVTYAWSFPNGSPATSSQANPTNITYSTPGIYTVSLVVTNECGPVTALNQTFEIFPEPEITGELTACAGQTSQLTASTTGSNWTSSNSSVATVNSSGLVTGGNAGNATITFTDNNGCTDSISFDVVPAPIVSNQPLTPQEICTGGVLNPLTFSIANVVGTPTFQWYRNANDNTTSGNAIAGATSVSFTPNNTVVGTVFYYCEITFSSGGCTSILTNTARVSISPLPTITDPINSQDICEGGNAVDLNVQATGGTGNLSYQWFSNTSNANTGGTSLPGATQATYTPPTFPTVGTFYYYAVATYDGTGCGGVASNVATINVIADPVVTTQPLLTQTQCQGANATTLTVAVANGLGTPSYQWFSNTTNSNTGGSLLAGQTNASFTPPSTTIGTLYYFCVITQNVSGCETTSDTAEVIIVAAPIITSQPIPGQDVCLDANTTNNAQLLQVAFTNGAGTASYQWYSNTTNATIGGSLIAGATTDNYLPPTDALGELFYYCEITFSQGGCSSIFSNTARVEVHPLPIISTNPITTQDICEGGTNQALSFSTSGGFGNATYQWYSNTTNSNTSGGTAIAGANQLSYTPPVFNTSGVYYFYAEAIFDGTGCGSTVSDVATITVIDDPIITSQPPTSQTQCQNAAADDLVVAATGGIGALMYQWYSNNTASNTGGSLIAGASSATYSPPTSTVGTVYYYCVVAQAASGCEVTSNISTVEIVPSPSITTQPNPNQEICINGSLTALTVSFTNGAGTATYQWYSNSSNSITGGTPISGATNSSYTPPSSPVGELFYYCELLFSQGGCSSIFSNTARVEVYPQPTIVTQPLMTQDICEGGMIMPLSTAVTGGTGTITYQWYSNTTNSNTGGTAISGATLDSYTPPVFNTPGNFYFYAIATLDGIGCNAVSSQVAEVNVVPDPDVTAQPLADQTHCQGATPNDLTLSIANGLGTISYQWYSNTANTNTGGTAIAGATTATYVPPTTAVGITYYYCVITQDVAGCEVVSATSRVEIVPAPTITTQPEPLQELCLNGTVNPLSVAFTNGTGTVSYQWYSNTVDDTSSGTIISGATMSSYTPPNTPTGAVFYYCELTFSQGGCSSILTNTGQVVIFPLPTISTQPTVTQDICEGGMIMSLSIAVAGGTGSITYQWYSNTTNSNTGGTAISGATLDSYTPPVFNTPGNFYFYAVATLDGIGCGSTASDVSEVNVVPDPDVTAQPLASQTHCQGAVPNDLNLVAANGIGTFSYQWYTNSVNSNTGGTAIVGETNDTFTPPTAAVGTVFYYCEIIQSGEGCNALSDVAEVIVVEAPIITSQPIIDQTVCINGMPDPLTLAYTNGTGTPSYQWYSNSVNDITTGTLITGATSSTYNPIADTLGETFYYCEITFSQGGCSSLFSTTARVEVVPLPTISSQPLVTQELCEGGIIMPLTVAVQDGTGGITYQWYSNSNNSASGGTLIAGADQDSYTPAAFATAGTFYFYVVATLDGIGCGSTTSDVAEIIVRPDPDITMQPLPAQTHCQGAVPDDLIVAAANGIGTFSYQWYENTSNSATGGTLIAGANGTSFTPDTSTTGVFYYYCEIMQTALGCDVTSDVASVEIVPAPSFSIQPITNQELCINGSTDILIVAFSNGTGTASYQWYRNTTNSASGGTAIAGETNTSFTPPSDVLGEFFYYCEIMFSQGGCSAIVSNSARVEVVPEATIVTDPLVTQDLCVGGTIMPLTVAVQDGAGLTSYQWYSNTVNSNTGGSLISGATMDTYTPPAFTAAGTYYFYATASFTGNGCSSISSAAAEVIVVEDPIVSSQPISNQTQCQGAASGDLVVVATGGLGTYSYQWYTNNSNSNSGGTLITGEISDTFTPPTNTVGISYYYCEIVQTGLGCNVTSDVSVVEVVPAPLVTVQPVDSNVCEGDSVNLMNVAFSNGTSTPNYQWFSNVLDSTTGGTPIAGETSSSFLPQNTISGTTYYYCEITFTTGGCPLIVSDTAAVIISPFPVIQDQSYVVCTSDVFTMDANQGGMNTVPAITEYTWTILSNTPAGVVNGATSEATPQSSFTQNLTNTTTQVGTVVYALSPVAGICTGNNFTVTIDVFPTPLIDFSIPDQTLCNQFATDLVTLSSALPGNITYNWMANVPAGISGVTLTGADTIPVQTLVNSTTSPLTVTYTATATFNTNGSSCEGPPAVYTITVNPQINTSATFSDYNGFNVSFFGGTDGAIDLSVNGGSGMYSYSWTGPNGFAATTQDLNNVAAGDYTVAIDDGVCPPVILNFTLTQPPELLFEEDLSAHVDLVCFGDSDGELGIVIIQDSVPPYTFEIFDSSGTLVGSIINMFGPTQVFTGLSAGIYRVRITDTNGGIKELTGLEVLQPDDMVITDMQTPITCYGADDATMTISVSGGNGGPYTASWSNLATGFFQANLGSDNYDITVTDRLGCTKTVTFFVPEAPIFDISPVVTNISCTGANDGSIALNLIGGLQPLTLTWSDGSTAGVNRNNLAPGTYSVIIEDGTPCFINETFTILEPLPLVVDGNTTDAVDCDDANTGAINLIVSGGTPPFTYNWSNGATTEDLDNITSGNYLVTVTDSRGCNEDRSFTITRPAPIELSVTDSIDVDCETNTVSQDFAAAVSGGVAPFTFSWSSGTVSGANNEFMTTDQNGLITLTATDARGCIQTYNFDVDLQAIGDPGFSSDSIGFTTYGAYAIQDPIQFTNTATGSPISISWDFGDGTFSTEENPIHSYVTAGQYTIIQTVTYEYGCVKTFVITLFISKGYKLIMPSAFTPNEDNLNDNFRPRQEGLEDLQFDIYDTWGSLIFSESGETIAGWDGLINGREAENGNYYYKLKAKTFYGETITVEGPFIKID